Below is a genomic region from Hyalangium minutum.
CCTTGAGCTGCCGACAGAGGAAGTTCTGGATCGGAAAGAAGAGGACGACCAAAAAGCCGCCGAGCAGCACCGGCATCACGAACGGCAGCAAGATGCGAGAGAAGAGAACGATTGCCAGGGCAAAGAGCCCCGCAAAGACACAGTTGGACCACCGCTTCGAGTCCGCCGCCGCCACACCCCACCACCCTTGGGCCCAAGGCCCCCACGCGCCAATTCCAACGTAGGACTGCCCCCTATCTCGGGGAAGTCCCGACACAGACTGAAGAGGAGACGAGCAATGACTTCTGGACGCTTCTGGCGGATCGCCGCCGCCGCGGGGATGACCGCCACGGCCGTGGCCGCGGGGTGTGGCGACAATGGCGCGCCATGTACGACATGCGCCCCCATGGAGGGCCGCTATCCGCTGGAGTTCGAGGCGGGGACCCTTCCGGCCGACTGCACCTCCCTGGGAGTGGGGCTGCCGCAGGGGCCGTTGGACATCCAACGCTCGGGCTCGGGGCTCGCGGCCACGATGGACGGGGTTCCGATGGAGGGCACCCTGTTCCAGGGCAATGACTTCAACCTGCTGGGGGCGCAGTCCGGGCTGGACGGAGGCAGCACCCAGTTCAGCCTGAGCGGGCGCTACACACCGGGGCCTCTGGACGGGGGCACGGGGTCCATCTCCGGGTCGTTCACGGGCACCTATGCTCGGGGCTCGGCCCAGGGGACTCGCCGCTGCTCGATCTTCCGCGGCTACACGGCCACCCAGCAAGGGCAGCCGTGAAGCAGCGCGGGAGGGACTACTTCTTCTTGGCGGCGGCTTCCTTGGCGGCCACCTTCTTCTTCTTCATCCGCTTCCTCCACGCCTGACGGTTCTTCATCTGCACGCGACGGTGCTTGCTCTTGCTGCGGGCCATTCAAGTGACTCCTGGGTGATGAAAAGGGGGCGTTACGTATCAGAAGACCCCCCGGGAGAGGAACCCTTCGCTTCATCCGGGGCGGGCCGAGTGGGGTAAGGGATGCCTTCGGCGCCCCGGACGGCGGTCGGCAGGGCCTCGGCCAGACGGACTTCGCCCTCCTTGTCGGCGTCCAGGGGCTTCTCCTTGGAGGCGGGGGCGCTGCTCTGCTGGGGGCGCTTCTTCACCGCGGCGAAGATGGGGCGGCAGGCGTCCACGAAGCGGCGGACCTCGTCCAGCGGGAGGGCCGGGCAGTAGTTGTCGTTCACGCCCTTCATGGGCTCGGCCATGCACATGGCGTTGAGGATGGCCTCCTCGGTGGCCTCCATGACGGCCTCGTAGAGGGGGTCCAGGCGCTGGTCCAGGAGGATCTTCAGCTTGTAGACCATCTTCTGGGTGCGGCGGGGGATGATGTTGGCGGTGGAGAAGCCGACGATGATCTCCCCGGAGCCATGGGCCGCGTAGCTGCCCACCCGGCCGATGCCCAGCGAGACGCGCTTGCAGAGGCGGCTGATCTGGTGGCTGAGCAGGGGGGCGTCGGTGGCGACCACGGCGATGATGGAGCCGTAGGACTGGCCGCGCTTGCGCACGTCCTTGAACTTCTCGGCGAGCACCTCGCCCACGGGCAGGCCGCCCACGCGCAGGTTGTGCATCTTGCCGAAGTTGGACATGACGAGCACCCCCAGGGTGTAGCCACCGAGGGCCTCGGGGAGCTTGCGCGAGGAGGTGCCGATGCCGCCCTTGAAGTCGCAGGTGACCATGCCGGTGCCGCCGCCGACGTTGCCCTCGGCGACGGGGCCGGACTTGGCGTTCTGGATGGCCTCGAGGACGTGCTGATCGCGCACGTGGCGGCCGGCCACGTCGTTGAGCCAGCTGTCATCGCACTCGCCGACGATGGGGATGATGACGTCGTGCTCGTCGCCGATGCCGGGGTAGCGGTCCACCAGGTAGCGGGCGACGCCGTCGGAGACGGCCCCCACGGCCATGGTGTTGGTGAGCATGAGGGGGGTCTCGACGAGGCCCCACTCCATGAGCTGCGTCATGCCCGAGACTTCGCCAGCGCCATTGAGGACGAAGCCACCGCCCGTCATGCGCTCCATGAAGATGTTGCCGTTGTTGGGGAGGATGGCGGTGACGCCGGTGCGGACGGGGCCGTGGCCAGGGCGGAGGGGCCCCTCACCTCGGATGAGTGTGCAGTGGCCGACGAGGACGCCCTCGACGTCGGTGATGGCGTTGTACTTGCCGGGCTTGAAGCGACCCAGGGGCAGCCCCAGCTCCCGGGCACGGACGCGCGGCATGGTCAGTTCCAATTGGCGCTGAGACATAGCGAAGGGGACCGTAGTCCACCCGGAGGCGGGGTCAAACGTTCTGAGCGGGGCGGCGCAGTCCCTCGAACAACAGGCGGGTCTGGAAGATGGCGATCTGCTCGGCGTCGGGGGTGTCCTCACCGGGCCGATCGAGCTGGTGGTCGACCAGGAGCGAGGCCAGGCCGTGGACCTGAGAGCAGACCATGAGGGCGAGGGGGAGCGGCTCGCCTTGGCGCAGCTCGCCCGCTTGCTGGCCCTGAATGATGCTCTGCATCAACAGGCCGAAGGAGTGGGTCCCCTCCTTGCTCATCTCCTCATGATCGGAGGGCTTGTTGAAGTGGGGGCCAAACATGACGCGAAAGTGCGCGGGGTGGCGGACGGCGAAGAGGACGTAGGCGACCCCACAGGCGAGCAAGCGCTCGGTGGGACGGGTTTCTGTGTCCATGCGCTCGCGCATCTCGGAGGCCATGGAGCGGAAGCCCTCTTCGGCGACGGCGGCGAGCAGGGCCTCCTTGTCAGCGAAGTGGCGATAGGGAGCGGCGTGGGTGACACCGGCGCGGCGGGCGACTTCTCGGAGGGTGAGTGCGCTGAAGCCCTTCTCGGAGATGAGGGCCAGGGACGCCTCGATGAGGGCGCGGCGCAGATCTCCATGGTGGTAGCTGGGCTTTGACTGCGAGCTCGTCTTCTTCCGGGCGGCCACGAGGCGCTCCCCCTGTTTCCCAGGAAGGTAGCACTGGCTCGTCTCGAAAGTAACCACTGTCAACTTCACCCCAAGTGCATTCCAATCCGTTGATGGCGGCCAAATACCTGAATTTACTGATCTTCAGCAAAGTGCATCTGAGGTTGTACCCTGGCAAAAACTGGGTAATATCTGCGTAGAGCTTACGCATTCACGCTGATGCCCTAGGTTCGAGATGGGTTGAAGCAATACGGACGCTCTAGCTGAACCGCTTCGTTCTTTGACTCGCACCTGAATACACACGCTCTCGGATTCGCTTACGAGTTCGTTCATCTACTCGTTCTCAAATTCGAAAACGCTCCCAGCCTTCGATACGCACGCCGAATCACAGACGCACGCCGAATCACAGACGCACGCTGAATCGCAGAAGCACGCCGAATCGCAGACGCACACTGAGTCGCAGACGCACACTGAGTCGCAGACGCACACTGAGTCGATGCGCGCAAATGCGCGCTGGATCGCAGACGCACGCAGGCTCGCAGATGCGATGCGCGCAGGCTCACAAATGCGCGCTGGATCGAAACGCAAGCCAAATCGAAAACACGCTCATGAACGCCAACATTACGTCCAACGAAAACGCCAAGCCCAACTCTGGAAAAGTGCGTATCAGCCTGGACCTCTCACCGGCGCTCAATGAGACCCTTGAGGAGATCATGGCGGAAGAGCACATCACGAAAAGTGAGCTCCTCCGCCGTGCCATCGGCCTTTTGAAGGTCGCAAACGACGCCAAAAAACGGGGCCAATCCCTCGGTCTACTCGACGAGCAGGGGAAGCCTCTTACATTGATTATAGGAGTTTAGTCCTATGGCGGATGTTTCTCCTTCACATCCCTCACCCCCCTCTCCCTCGGTGGATCCGACGTCCCCTGGGGCTCTCACAGAATTGTCGAGCCAACGCGTAGTAGCGGGCACGAAAAACCAATACAAAATCATCGACGTGCGTGAGATTTTTCCTGCAAATACTGTCACCGCCGTGGAGCCTGAAAGCAAAGAAGAGCGCCGCCATCGATTGGCAGAGGCTGCAAAAGATGCCAG
It encodes:
- a CDS encoding ribbon-helix-helix protein, CopG family, encoding MNANITSNENAKPNSGKVRISLDLSPALNETLEEIMAEEHITKSELLRRAIGLLKVANDAKKRGQSLGLLDEQGKPLTLIIGV
- a CDS encoding P1 family peptidase, translated to MPRVRARELGLPLGRFKPGKYNAITDVEGVLVGHCTLIRGEGPLRPGHGPVRTGVTAILPNNGNIFMERMTGGGFVLNGAGEVSGMTQLMEWGLVETPLMLTNTMAVGAVSDGVARYLVDRYPGIGDEHDVIIPIVGECDDSWLNDVAGRHVRDQHVLEAIQNAKSGPVAEGNVGGGTGMVTCDFKGGIGTSSRKLPEALGGYTLGVLVMSNFGKMHNLRVGGLPVGEVLAEKFKDVRKRGQSYGSIIAVVATDAPLLSHQISRLCKRVSLGIGRVGSYAAHGSGEIIVGFSTANIIPRRTQKMVYKLKILLDQRLDPLYEAVMEATEEAILNAMCMAEPMKGVNDNYCPALPLDEVRRFVDACRPIFAAVKKRPQQSSAPASKEKPLDADKEGEVRLAEALPTAVRGAEGIPYPTRPAPDEAKGSSPGGSSDT
- a CDS encoding TetR/AcrR family transcriptional regulator yields the protein MAARKKTSSQSKPSYHHGDLRRALIEASLALISEKGFSALTLREVARRAGVTHAAPYRHFADKEALLAAVAEEGFRSMASEMRERMDTETRPTERLLACGVAYVLFAVRHPAHFRVMFGPHFNKPSDHEEMSKEGTHSFGLLMQSIIQGQQAGELRQGEPLPLALMVCSQVHGLASLLVDHQLDRPGEDTPDAEQIAIFQTRLLFEGLRRPAQNV